Genomic DNA from bacterium:
ACGGTACGAAAGCCGAATCCAGATCGGAGTCAGGACAAACTGCGGGATCGTGTAGGCGAGCAGGATCGGAACCATCATGTTCTGCATTGGGATCACGTACTCGACGAGGTAGGGAATGAGCATTCCGATGCTCGCGGCTCCGAACGTCTCGATCCCGAAGACGAGCAGCAGCAAGCGAGTGCTTGTTGCGCACGATGTCGGCGAACGCTCGAACGATGTGCTGTCCGCCGCGCCCCTGGTAGTCGGCTCGCCCGGGCGAATGGAGAAACCGGACATCTGAATTTGGGCCCAAACTCGGTCGGACATCGCGCTAACAGCACCCGAGGTGGCGTTCCCAGGCCTGCCGGGCTGCGCTCGACGGGCTCCCGGGAATACGAGATCTCTGGCAACGACGGCCCGAAGCTCTTCGATACGGCGGAAGCGCGAGACGGTTGTCGAACGGGCGACCCTCGGCTCAGCTCCGGGCTACTGGACCCCCGGAACCGCCAAGGAAGCATCGGACAACGGAACACCTTGCTCATAGAGCGCCAGGTTCTTTCGTATGGGCTCGAGCAAGGCGGAGATTCGTGCTTCCTTGGCGATCTTGATCGCGGTCCGAGCCGTGGCGGTGGCCTGATCGAATTGGCCCGCCGCTGCATACGCGGCAGCAAGCGTGTCGAGTACCGCGGGGTCGCGACCGCCGCTCAGCTGGTTGGCGTGTTCAGCGAGCCGGACCGCTTCATCCCCGTCGCGCACGGCCGGGTCCGGATGAGCGGCCAGGATCCAGGCCAGGTCATTCAGTGCCCGGAAGGCATCCGGATCGAGCTTCAACGCTCTGCGCAGCTCTCTCGCTGATTCCGCGCCACGGCCCTGGGCCAAGCGCGCCGAGCCGACGATCTGATATCCGGCCGGGTCTTCCGGTTCCAGGCGAACGAACTTGCGCGCCGTATCGATCGCCTCTGCCGGACGACCCTCATTCAGATGCGCCGTGGCCAACATCAAGAGCGGCAGAGGCTGTTCGGGCGCCAGCTGCAGGCTCTGTTTCAGCGCCTGGACCGCTTTGACCGTGTTTCCGACCTCCAGGTTCCGCTCGATGTAGCGCTGCTCCTTCGTGAGTGCTTCCCAATCCGCCGTCGAGTACTTCACGGCGGAGTCCGCGCGCACCTGATGGAGCGGGAACTTGGGGACCCGGTAGCTCAATCGGCCCAGATGGGTCACGACCGGTTCCATCTCTTCCGCGACTTCCGGCCATTGCCGACGAACCTCGTCGAGGACCTCGACTGGGTCGTACCGGATCTCGGGCAGCTGGTCTGGCCCGAGGTACAAGTGCTCGAGGTGATTGTTTTCGTCGCTGATCAGGTCAGCGTCACCGTAGTGCCCGCGAAGCTCACCATCCGTTTGCACGATACGGGCATACAAGTCCAGCGGTTCGTCCACGTGGATCCGGCGCATGTCTTCGACCACATGAGGCATCGTGTCGAAGCGCTGCCGAATTCGCTCCAGATCGAGCGGCGCGCGCCCACCGATCAGCAGCAGCTCTTCTGCAATGCCGCTGATCATCAGCGTATGAGGAAAGACCTCGGTAAAGGTTCGAACGGCGCGTTCCATGGCTTCTGCCGGGAGCTGGTAGGCAGGCAGCCATTGGCTCATCATCCCGTCCGGCGTCAGGTGTGCAAGCACGTCGCTGTAGTACTCGCGTGAATACAGTCGGTAGACCCCCGCTGCCATCGGCGGCGGCGGCTCACTGGTGATGAGATCGAATCTCGCGGTGGTCAATGCGAGATAGGCGCGTCCGTCATCGTGGATGAATCGGACTCTCGGATCGAGATGCACGCCGAAATGGGTCTCCTCGAATACGGGTGCGGTCTCGAAGACCTTCTCGTTCAGATCGACGACATCGATCTGCTCGATCGTGTCGTGCATTGCGATGGCTGATGCGGTGTTGCCGACGCCAAAGCAGATCAGTAGCGCTGCCTTCGGGTCCTCCTGCGCGAGCAGCGGAACGTGCGCCATCAGTCGCATGTAGGTCTGCGGCCCCGAGCCCGTGCTGGACATGCCCAGGTTGCCGAAGAACAGGCGCTTCTCATGTTGCGCGTCGAGCACGAACGTGGTTACCGCGCCGTTGCTCATCATCGACGTGACCGGTTGCCTTGTCGGCACGAATCTGGGATTGACGGAGTCGTGGTCGAAGCCGCTCGGGACGACTACGCAGCCGGCCAGGAATACCGCCAGCGCTGCAGATGGTTTCCACGGCTCGAGCCGCCGGCCGTCGCGCAGCAGCAGGCCGGTTCCACAGATCAGCAGCACAAACAGCAGTTTCATCGAATAGAAGATGCTGACTCGCGGGGCAATCAACGTGAACCCGACCATTCCGATGCAGAACGCAATCGTGTTCAGGCCGTAGGCGAGGCCGAGATGCTGTCGGTTGGTCTGGATGCGGTTGCAGGTCCACGGCAACAGCAGGGAAATCAGGAAGAACGATGGCAGGACGTAGAGGCCCG
This window encodes:
- a CDS encoding tetratricopeptide repeat protein, which gives rise to MLRLLLVYAVSGFVSLGYQVAWFRIFTDWFGATNLTFALVVCNFIGGLGLGALCSERFIRLLSRPFNRSPDGLQVYGGVELLVALTALLTLLAGALPADLWGTFPYHLDDGIWVKDLSYQAGQVLVAMACILIPCFFMGTTFPLLSNLFVAEPGGDRFPSALYAVNTLGACIGVLGCQFLLLPWVGHSTTFWFMAAINAALGLYFLVSGGAPQSMSQPPNEKRVAKRRAKEPNPAARGMLLTAATLSGLLAGALEGDMFKRITFAIVNNPGAAMPAISFWAVVGIFLGSTVVRLSPRLGLAHIKAAFALAIACYGLAWHFTYPIVNSLDEGLSASAGALSVSMFPTSALQLFMFAGLYVLPSFFLISLLLPWTCNRIQTNRQHLGLAYGLNTIAFCIGMVGFTLIAPRVSIFYSMKLLFVLLICGTGLLLRDGRRLEPWKPSAALAVFLAGCVVVPSGFDHDSVNPRFVPTRQPVTSMMSNGAVTTFVLDAQHEKRLFFGNLGMSSTGSGPQTYMRLMAHVPLLAQEDPKAALLICFGVGNTASAIAMHDTIEQIDVVDLNEKVFETAPVFEETHFGVHLDPRVRFIHDDGRAYLALTTARFDLITSEPPPPMAAGVYRLYSREYYSDVLAHLTPDGMMSQWLPAYQLPAEAMERAVRTFTEVFPHTLMISGIAEELLLIGGRAPLDLERIRQRFDTMPHVVEDMRRIHVDEPLDLYARIVQTDGELRGHYGDADLISDENNHLEHLYLGPDQLPEIRYDPVEVLDEVRRQWPEVAEEMEPVVTHLGRLSYRVPKFPLHQVRADSAVKYSTADWEALTKEQRYIERNLEVGNTVKAVQALKQSLQLAPEQPLPLLMLATAHLNEGRPAEAIDTARKFVRLEPEDPAGYQIVGSARLAQGRGAESARELRRALKLDPDAFRALNDLAWILAAHPDPAVRDGDEAVRLAEHANQLSGGRDPAVLDTLAAAYAAAGQFDQATATARTAIKIAKEARISALLEPIRKNLALYEQGVPLSDASLAVPGVQ